From one Mya arenaria isolate MELC-2E11 chromosome 4, ASM2691426v1 genomic stretch:
- the LOC128232853 gene encoding uncharacterized protein LOC128232853 — MMMLTRLSQELRARLRPNVCTCLVIVALVAWTSAQTSLDSTQGTHELDIELFRNLWDAYILPKLEMDLYKKLDSRHSDSDMLESYGYLAGHPTDQKNANRQKRKNFMGMDNMDRMFASLNSKPRFMSVDNSFGNLQNLLRNAGRKRR, encoded by the exons ATGATGATGCTCACAAGACTAAGTCAGGAACTCCGTGCACGCCTACGGCCGAATGTTTGCACGTGCCTCGTCATAGTTGCTCTGGTGGCATGGACGTCAGCTCAGACCTCATTGGACAGTACACAGGGCACACACGAACTCGACATTGAACTCTTCCGGAATTTGTGGGATGCATATATATTGCCTAAACTTGAAATGGACTTATACAAAAAGTTAGATAGTCGACATTCTGATAGTGACATGTTAGAGTCGTATGGTTATTTAGCAG GTCATCCAACTGATCAGAAGAACGCTAAtcgacaaaaaagaaaaa ACTTTATGGGAATGGACAACATGGACAGAATGTTTGCCTCTCTGAATTCTAAGCCCCGTTTCATGTCCGTGGATAACAGTTTTGGCAATCTCCAGAACCTTCTACGAAATGCTGGTCGCAAACGACGATAG